The following nucleotide sequence is from Triticum dicoccoides isolate Atlit2015 ecotype Zavitan chromosome 7B, WEW_v2.0, whole genome shotgun sequence.
GGGAGATCGGAGACGGGGCCCGGAGCGGAGGAGGCTCCCGGACCCGCGGGGGGTGGCACGGCCGGAGTGAGGCGGACACCCCGGCGCTTCTTCTTGGCAGGCCCAGGACGGCCGCGGGAGGTGCCACCACCATGAGCCGAAGCCGGGGCCGCAGCCCCAGTGGAGGCCGCGTGCGGAGGGACGTAGCGGCGAGTGTTCGGGTGGGGAGGATACCGTCCCGCGGGCGAGCCGAGCCGACCCGGGCCGGACGGGAGGGGGACGGGGAGCGTTCCCGATGACGGGACGGCGACGGGGAGCGCCGGCGGGTGCGCCAGTCCCCCGATGACGCCCGCGGCGACCGGGACCGCGCCCGGTCATCATGGCGGGAGGGGGAGCGNNNNNNNNNNNNNNNNNNNNNNNNNNNNNNNNNNNNNNNNNNNNNNNNNNNNNNNNNNNNNNNNNNNNNNNNNNNNNNNNNNNNNNNNNNNNNNNNNNNNNNNNNNNNNNNNNNNNNNNNNNNNNNNNNNNNNNNNNNNNNNNNNNNNNNNNNNNNNNNNNNNNNNNNNNNNNNNNNNNNNNNNNNNNNNNNNNNNNNNNNNNNNNNNNNNNNNNNNNNNNNNNNNNNNNNNNNNNNNNNNNNNNNNNNNNNNNNNNNNNNNNNNNNNNNNNNNNNNNNNNNNNNNNNNNNNNNNNNNNNNNNNNNNNNNNNNNNNNNNNNNNNNNNNNNNNNNNNNNNNNNNNNNNNNNNNNNNNNNNNNNNNNNNNNNNNNNNNNNNNNNNNNNNNNNNNNNNNNNNNNNNNNNNNNNNNNNNNNNNNNNNNNNNNNNNNNNNNNNNNNNNNNNNNNNNNNNNNNNNNNNNNNNNNNNNNNNNNNNNNNNNNNNNNNNNNNNNNNNNNNNNNNNNNNNNNNNNNNNNNNNNNNNNNNNNNNNNNNNNNNNNNNNNNNNNNNNNNNNNNNNNNNNNNNNNNNNNNNNNNNNNNNNNNNNNNNNNNNNNNNNNNNNNNNNNNNNNNNNNNNNNNNNNNNNNNNNNNNNNNNNNNNNNNNNNNNNNNNNNNNNNNNNNNNNNNNNNNNNNNNNNNNNNNNNNNNNNNNNNNNNNNNNNNNNNNNNNNNNNNNNNNNNNNNNNNNNNNNNNNNNNNNNNNNNNNNNNNNNNNNNNNNNNNNNNNNNNNNNNNNNNNNNNNNNNNNNNNNNNNNNNNNNNNGAGGCGAGGGGTGGAGGTGGGCAGGGGAGCGGGACGGGGaaggggagaggaggcggcggcgcacaGGGACGAGGGCAGAGGGAGACCACGGGGAGGCCAAATCGAGCAGATGCCCCCTCCGCTGGGCCTAGGGCACGGGGTTGGTCCACCCAGATTGGGCCGGCCTGCGAGGGGAGGGGTGGGGGCGACCCGCGGTGGGCCGCGCAGGGGCCACCGGGCGCGATGGGCCGGGGCCCAGCAGCCCAGCAAGCCCCGCCGGGTGGCCTGTGTCGCGGGGGAGAGCGGGGGTGGAGGGGAAAACCCTACGGGAAGCGGccagcggcgccgccgccggcgccggaccGGTGAGGGCAGCGGGAGGGGGCCGGGCGACCCGGGCCGTCTGCACATGGAGCCCGGAGGAGCTGAAATGCGCTATGAACGGCCGGTACGGCGCCTGGCGTGGCGACGGGACcgggaggaggggagggagggagagggacagCGGGGGGGAAGGAGGAGCCGGCGGCCGGGCCCCCACCGCCGGCCGGCGCCAGGANNNNNNNNNNNNNNNNNNNNNNNNNNNNNNNNNNNNNNNNNNNNNNNNNNNNNNNNNNNNNNNNNNNNNNNNNNNNNNNNNNNNNNNNNNNNNNNNNNNNNNCGGCGCGGAGGGCAGCGGCGGGGCCGCGGCCGGAGAGGCCggcggggagggggcggggaggggcGCCGACGGCGCTGAGGCAGAGGCGGCGGAGGGGCCCGCGAAGGCGCCAGCGGAGTCGCCCATCCTCGCGTCCTCCGGGAGTGCCAGTTTGGGTAATTCCATCTGCACCATTATGCAAACCAAAACGAAGGGCTAATTAATTATGCCAGTGACGAACTGTTTGGTGAGCCGTTCGTCACCCTAAGCTCCACCGTAAATATCAGAGTTTGAACCACACTGGAGGGGATGGGTCATGCATTCTTCCACGACACCGCCACCACCTAGCAACAGCCGGTGGACGGCTCACCTCTCACACTCTACTACTGCTAACTTCCAACGTAATTAGTACTACGTTGAGAGTTTACACACTAGCGGACGGTGTCATCTTGCAGTACAAGTGCACCACCCAACAAAAGCCGGCTCACTTTTCCCTGCCGTTTCCTTGCACTGACAGCTCACTGACTTAACCTCCAGCCGGAGATTACTGCGGGGCCGTGGCTGTAACGCGCGGTCCTTGCGGGCGTTGCAGCCCGCTGGGCGGCCCCGTATGCCGCCNNNNNNNNNNNNNNNNNNNNNNNNNNNNNNNNNNNNNNNNNNNNNNNNNNNNNNNNNNNNNNNNNNNNNNNNNNNNNNNNNNNNNNNNNNNNNNNNNNNNNNNNNNNNNNNNNNNNNNNNNTACCGTGCCGTTCCCGCGACCCCTCGTTTGTTCTCTTTCCAACCGGTAACCGCAGCCGCGTGCATGCCACGAGCACGCACGAAAGGTGCCACCCGGCCGTGCCATGGGGCGGGTGGGCCGGCGGGCGCACGCGACGGCCCTGGGGCTGGAGATAGCAGTAGATGGATAGGATGGAGCCAGCGGTGCtcctgtcatcgcccctccctgcGTATGTACTCCTACGTGCCAATTTTGCTCCCGGGTCGCTCCGCCGCTTAAGGCCTCTGCATGCATGCACGCTCATCTGTAGAGCTGTGGGCGGGGAACGGACGATCCATCGTACGCCAGAAACGTATGCCCGCTGGTGACATCGTTTGTGTGTGGGAGCCCGTCGGTCGTTCGTGTGCAACCTGTTTTCCCTTCTTCGTCAAGGATCGGTGCTGCTAAGTGCCGAGGAACAATATCTTGAAAATTAGCGCAAAAAAAGAACCAGCAATATCTGCAAAACCATCAATCTATGAACTGATCGATACGTATatccttttttttttgcggggaacgaTACGTATATCATTGCATGTGTACCTTGATGAATGAATAGATCGGGACGAACACGGATTTTCTAGCCTGCCTGCCGGCCGGCCAAGAATCCACCGTCGGCGCATGCTTTTTCAGATGTGTGTTGTATTTCTCTTTCTATGCTATGCATGTTTTACATACTATCATGCAGTAACGTATGTATTTCGTATATTTATGCATACACCGAACCGGTGAAATATATCGATTTATATATGCAACCGGAATAGTTTTCTAACACCTCTGTTTTTTATGAAAAATTGTTATTTGTGAAAATGCGTGAATTTTTTGGGTGTGGGTCCCAGCACTGCAAATTTTAAAATGTACTTAATCATGATTGAGATGGCTGTCATATGCATTTTAAATGTATTTGAGAATTTTCTTAAATGCATTGAAATGTTATGGAACCAAGACTAAAATTCATTGAAATGCATTTGAAGCCTACTTAATTGAAACTAAAATTAAGAAAAATGCATTTGAAATTTGACTAGATCATGATAAAAATGCATTTCAAACTTTTGTGAAATGTATACACATATTATCGAATCATGGCTGACATGCATCTCAAATGCATTCAAAATGATGAGTTTTTTTTTTGGAACTTTTGTGAAAATGTCCTAAATATTATTGAATCAAGATCGAAATATAGTGAAATGCATTTCAAAATTACTGAACCATTGCCAAAACTATATGAGATGCATTTCAAATTTAATGATATCATTACTTGTTGGGAAATCAAGCACATAGAAAATGTGTTCTAATACATTTCAAATATGTAGTTTTTTTGAAAATCTGAAACTTCAATGATTTTTTGAAATTGCGGATCCCATATTAAATACAAATCAGTACATTGACGTATAGAAAATGGAGTGTGAATCTGAAAACACCATGGAAGGCTCTAAGGTGTGTGCCATGTCGCGTGCACATTATGGTAGAGCGGACTAACGCAAACTAAACATCATATCATTATCATAATCAATGTCCTTTTTTTGAACAACAATTGGAATTGACATTTGGGTAGCTTTTTCGAACAAACCGATTATTGTCAATTTCAATTTACGGACAAACTGATCATCTCCTTTATGACAAAATTTTAATGGCCACTAGGTAATTTTCACCAACACACGCGAAAAGGTACGATTTATAATCGGCCGAAGTTTTCAAATGTTTTGTTATTCATATTTCAGTGGCACCATCCCTCAATTATATAATGAGTCATTTTGTTCATCCTTCTTTCTTGCACTCCTACATTCCCGTGGCACTATATTCCCCTTTCNNNNNNNNNNNNNNNNNNNNNNNNNNNNNNNNNNNNNNNNNNNNNNNNNNNNNNNNNNNNNNNNNNNNNNNNNNNNNNNNNNNNNNNNNNNNNNNNNNNNNNNNNNNNNNNNNNNNNNNNNNNNNNNNNNNNNNNNNNNNNNNNNNNNNNNNNNNNNNNNNNNNNNNNNNNNNNNNNNNNNNNNNNNNNNNNNNNNNNNNNNNNNNNNNNNNNNNNNNNNNNNNNNNNNNNNNNNNNNNNNNNNNNNNNNNNNNNNNNNNNNNNNNNNNNNNNNNNNNNNNNNNNNNNNNNNNNNNNNNNNNNNNNNNNNNNNNNNNNNNNNNNNNNNNNNNNNNNNNNNNNNNNNNNNNNNNNNNNNNNNNNNNNNNNNNNNNNNNNNNNNNNNNNNNNNNNNNNNNNNNNNNNNNNNNNNNNNNNNNNNNNNNNNNNNNNNNNNNNNNNNNNNNNNNNNNNNNNNNNNNNNNNNNNNNNNNNNNNNNNNNNNNNNNNNNNNNNNNNNNNNNNNNNNNNNNNNNNNNNNNNNNNNNNNNNNNNNNNNNNNNNNNNNNNNNNNNNNNNNNNNNNNNNNNNNNNNNNNNNNNNNNNNNNNNNNNNNNNNNNNNNNNNNNNNNNNNNNNNNNNNNNNNNNNNNNNNNNNNNNNNNNNNNNNNNNNNNNNNNNNNNNNNNNNNNNNNNNNNNNNNNNNNNNNNNNNNNNNNNNNNNNNNNNNNNNNNNNNNNNNNNNNNNNNNNNNNNNNNNNNNNNNNNNNNNNNNNNNNNNNNNNNNNNNNNNNNNNNNNNNNNNNNNNNNNNNNNNNNNNNNNNNNNNNNNNNNNNNNNNNNNNNNNNNNNACGAAGTGTGTTGGCCTACATAGATCTTGATATGAAATTGATGGCGAGAGGTAATCGACTTTCCGCTTCACGAATAGGTATGGCACCATGCAACCTTAGATCTTGTCAGCCCTTGCCTTCCCTCGACTTCCCTCGTCCATTTAGATCTTCCCATATCTAGTTAAGCATCTTCCATCTCTCGATCTCCTTTGGTTCTCTCTTGCATCGTCACCTTCCATCATAGATCCAGGTAGCGATATACCACACTTCGGGTAGTTGACACCCTTAAGGTTCTATTATTCGACAAAGATCGTCACATACTCATAACACATGTCGACCACATGCTACCATGTTTCTCACATCAACAACCTTGCTTCTAGCCACCGAGAACCTAGAtccccgagtcgccataacattagGAGTAGGCTGACTTATGCAGATCTGGATGTGGATCCGGAGAGAACTCATATCCGACTTTCCCCTTCGGCAGCAAATATGTTTTTTGATCTTCCATTAATTCTTTACCATATCAAAAATTCCCTTGGTCGCCATAGCATTAGGAGTCGGCTAACCTACGCAGATTTGGATGTGGATCCGGTGAGAACTCATATCCGACTTCCCCCTTCGGCAATAGGTATTTTTCAATCTTTCATAACTTTTTATCATATAGAATATTCCCTTGGTCGCCATAACATTAGGAGTCATCCTGATCTATGCAGATTAGGATGTGGATCCGGTGAGAACTCATATCCGATTTCCCCCTTCAGTAATAGGTATTCTTTTGATCTTTCGTTAATTCTTTACCATATCAAAAATTCCCTTGGTCACCATAACATTATAAGTCGGCTGACCTATGCAGATCTGATGTGGATCCGGTGAGAACTCATATCCGACTTTCCCCTTCGGCAGCAGGTATTTTTTCGATCTTTAGTTAATTCTTTACCATATCGAAAATAATTTAACTTTTTTATTCTACTGCAACTGCCCACAGAAAGGGAAAGAGCCCCAAACACATTCATAACATTCACTAGCTACCCTTGAAATCAGCACATAAAGCTACTTCTACCTCCATCCAATTCAAACAGCACCAGTACAAAACTACAATTCATACAAAATCAGTTCACTTTTCATATTTCTTTTTCAAAAAGGAGGACCACCCCCGGCCTTCCAGTGTCACATGGAATCCATTTTGATACAAAAGTACTAATCGGATGCCGTGCAAAACACCGTCCGTCGCCCTCGGCCTCTCACCCAGGCCGCCAGTACACAGCGTGTGTGTTCTATATATATAGACGCACACCCCCTAACATAGTTTCCACACCACCGCATCGATCCCCCCCTTACACcaaccaccgccgccaccgcaaaAGAACACCTGAGGAGAGGGCCGGCGCCTCTCCCCAGTCCCGACATTATCCTTCCTTGCCTAGAAGGCTAGAAGAACAGGTAATTGAATGCATGCGCATGTGTTCTTGAGATGAACATCGATCAAACGCTACCTCCTGCGTTTCTTGTTGTTGCATGCGAAGTACAGTAAGATATACTTGTTGTCGGAGCTGAGATGTtggtgtgcatgcgtgtgtgtgtttgtgttgctTAGCACGGCGCATGGATCAGCGGGAGGGCAGCAGGAAGCGTGcgcggggagaggaggaggacgtggacTCGCCGCCAGTGAAGATGACggctctggcggcggcggcggcggctgatgcGCTGGCGGAAGCGGCATTCCaggaggcggcgccggcggtggtggagggtggggatggggatggggatggggatgcgtGGAAGCCGCCGCCGGGGGTGTTCGACTTCCCTTGGCTGAGTTGCCATGGCGGCCTGGACGCCCCCGTCACCAGCCCCCTGGTGGAGCTCCGGGAAGTGTTCTTCCGGTCGGCTGTGGACGGGCACGTGGCGGCGGTAGGCGTGCCCGGCGACCGCTTCATCGCGCCGCCGAGCAACATGATGCTGTTCGTCGTCTTGGAGGAGTGGGTCGTCACCGCCGGCGAGGACGAGGTGGACCCCATGTGGCGCTCCGTGCTCGAGGGGGCCAATCCCTCCGCGTGACGCAACGTGGCGAGGTCAGCATGGAACCCGGACCCCACCCGCCCGAGGTTCCGTCCGTGTCAGCGGCGATGCGCTGACGTCGCTGGATAGAGAGATCGATGATACTAGGAAGGAAATCATGGATGCATCTGACGAGAGGTCGTCTTGTTCTTGTTGCTTTGCTTCTTTCTCCTTGCTTTACTTTTCTGTATGTATGTAACAAAGATGTTTCAGTTGTCAGTTTTAAGTTCCTGCTTTGGAGGGTCTGGGTCTTGTTGCAGTCGCCGAAAATCAATAAAAACTTGAGCCAAGTTCGTGCTAGTGGTTAACTGAATTgttctactccctccgatccaaaataaacgTCGCAGTTTTGAGCTAAGGTTGAAGGCCCGGTGAAAATCTATGAAAGCTTGAGTCAAGTTCGTGGTTGTGGTAATGAAGTGAGTTGTTGTATCTAGGTTAAGAACGAAGGCCCgatggaaaacaaaaacaaaaaatcctTGTATTTCATGCAAGATCATGACCGCTGCTAGAGTAGAAGAACCCGGCCCGGAGTAGAGCTGTCAGCGGTGGCCGTTTGCCGGAGTTTGTGGCCGGACGCGAAACGCTTTCTTTCGCGTGTCTGCGCCCAGAAGCATGCACTGTTTCGGCCGGACTAACTGGACGGGTGAGCGAGAATTCATCCAGAAGCTTTAGAAAAGCCGAACTCGAGTTGAGTAAGCGCCCAAAATTTGGGCTTTGCACAGTTGCAGTAACTGCCGTTCTAAATTTGGACCGTCTTAATAACTTAACCCGGTAGTAGTACATTGATTACAAATTTGTCGAGTTACTAATGACTGCAGTGAGTGATTTAATGGGGACGCCAGCTAGTAGCTAATTTCTCTAGACTAGATGATGAAGCGCCGGTGAGTCGTTGCATTTAGCTGGCCGGACCGCATAATATGTGCACGTACGTCCACCGGCACCCTGAAACGAACTCTTGGAGCGCAGCCTGCATGCATGGGTGCAGAACGGATGGAGCGATCCGGGCGGTCGGGCGCGCGCTCCCGGGGACGGTCGGGGCCGAGGTGCGgtacgtagtagtagtagtacgagGGAGGGAAACGCGAAAGGCATTGGCGTGGAGTGCTGCGCTGGGTCCGCCGCCCATGCACCAGGTGGGTTCCGTggccaggaggagctcgatgaggaCCATCCGTCCGGTCCGTCCGTCCCCAGGCCAGGTGAATCCGTGGCGCCAGGGGCAGGGGTCCACGCGGTGCACGCCTGCCTCAGCCCGTGCGAGCGCAACCGTCTCCTTGGCCGAGGCTCGAGAGAGATGCCTCCGCCTTGGCAGTTGCATCTCGATCTCCTGTCGCAGTCGCAGTCGCATCGCAGGGGTGGTTGCGTTTGCCTTGCGTGTAGAGATTGCATGCAGCATGCTTCCTTCCCTGCGTATCGGCGGCCCCCGGCGCGCCGGGGGACGGCATAGTCGGTGTTGGGGACTACGTACTACAGATGGCAGGTGATCGAGTGGAGCACTGGGTTTCTCTTCGATGCACCCGTATCTGTCTGTCATCGTCTAATGATGAATGAACGTTATCATACGCTGGTGCGTCGACGGTTTCGCGTAAAGGAAATCTCAACTCCTCGGCTGAGCTCGGTTCTTAGGTTGCCCAATTCTGTTGCCCCTGGTTTTACCTATGATCAAAGAATACAAAAGAAAACCACAGAAACACACTGCTTTGCCAAAACCCAGAAGTTTGGCCTCAAAACACACGGTCGGTCCCCAAATATTGACATGAGCGGTTAGCTATCTCTTAAACGTTCAACAAAAAAATAATGGTCAAATTACCCAAATTCAGTGAGGCAGGGTGTGTTTGACTAGTGACATATTCCAACTTTTGCGGAACAAAGGTTTATCTTCATTTGCGGCAAACTTCACCAGCCATCTTTTTTGGCAATAGTTGTTCATAGTTGCGCCAAGGATCGGCAGAAGTAGCATGTGTTAGACTACGTATCCGTTAGATATACGTGTTGTAACATAACTTGTATTTGTATGATTCCCTCTTATAAATATATGACAGCCGTACCCACCAAGGATATCGAGCATTGTTCCAAACCCTAATATGTCTAACATGGTATCAAACGACGCGTTCGATCCGCGTCACGCTTCCGCCTCTGCAGCTGCCGCGCCGgctcccgccgccgcgccgcctctctCCATCCTGGCGATGGAGTCGCCGTTCCTCGCGTCGCCTCCGCTTGCCTGGGCTCGATCTGCTCCCACGGGATCGCACCCGCCCGCGCCTCGCCCATCTGCGATGCCGCCGCCGCCTCAGTCTCCTGCCGAACCGATCGCGGGCGATCCGATCCCGTCGCACGGCACGCCCCTGCAGCCGGCCTCCTACGACACCTCTGGGCAGGCGGCCTACGGTGGCCCGCCGGCTTCGATCCATTACCGCGACGCACCCGCGGCTTCGGGGCCCTATGACGCTCACCAGGCACCATACGGGGGCCCGTACCCCCTGCCATACATCGCGCCGTCGGCTGCGCCATACGCGCCGTACGCGGCTGCCGCCTCGATGCCCTACGCTGCCGCCCCAGCGTACGCCGCCCCTCCTGCACTCCCGTATGGTGTGCACCCATCGGGGGCTTACGGTCATCATCAACAATCATCGGCCGATGCACTCATCCCGTACAGTGTCGTCTCGCCGCCTGATCTGCCGCCCTCCGCGTCGATGACCGAACCAGGGCCGTTTCACTTTGCTCATCTGGTGACGGTGAAGCTTTCTGCAGATAACTACCTCCTGTGGCGCGCCCAAGTGTTGCCGCTGATGCGTAGCCACTACCTTGAGGGGTATGTTGATGGCTCCCTGCCGTGTCCTCCGGCTATGGTTCCGGTACCTTCTCCCCATGGTGGCTCTGTCATGATCCCCAACCCTGCTCATCGTCGATGGACTGCTCAAGATCAGGTCATCCTGGGTGCTATTCAGTCTTCGCTCACTCCATCTGTAGCTGGCATGGTGGTTTTTGCCGCTACATCAAGGGATGCATGGACCACGCTTGACTCCAGTTTCTCCTCGCAGTCTCTGGCACGCTCGTCTGCCATTCGCAACCAGCTGGGTGAGGTCAAGAAGAATGATCTCTCTGTCACGGTCTTCTTCAACAAAGTAAAAAGCTTGGCTGATACACTGTCCTCAATTGGGAAGCCACTCCGTGATTAAGAGTTTACTTTGTTCATTCTCAATGGACTCGACGAGGACTACGACTCTCTGGTGGAAAACGTCAATGGACGTGACACGCTGATGCCACCTCATGATCTCTATGCCCGCCTCCTTAACACGGAGCAGCGGCTCGCTGCTCGTCGCTCTGTCGGAGTCTACACAGAGGGCCCCTCTGCGAACGCTGCTCTTCGCGGGGGTGCCCGTGGTGCCAAGCCGAAGCCGCCGCCTCCCACGGGCAACCAGCCCCGCCCGCCCGCTCTAGCTCCTCCGACGGCTGGTCGTAAGCGCCTTCACTGCGAGGCGTGTGGTGGTGGGATCGAGTGCCAGCTCTGCGGCATTGAGGGACACTTGGCGTCTCGGTGTCATCGTCATTTTAAACGCGATTTTCTTGGCATCGGGAACAATGGGAAGGGTAACGAGAAGCAAGCTCCTCTCGCTACACAGGAGCCCGGATTCACTCCATCATATTCTGTGGATCCTGCCTGGTACATGGACACAGGCGCCACAGACCATTTGACGAGCCAGCTTGACAAGTTGGCCACTCGCCAGCCCTACACCGGTCATGATCAGATACGCACTGCCAATGGATCAGGTATGCCCATCtcacatgttggtcaggcatctCTTCTTTCCCGTACCACTAAAACCTTGCATCTCCTTGATGTCCTTCGTGTTCCTTCTGTCACATGTAGTTTACTCTCGGTTCTTAAATTAACTCGTGACAACAatgtgtttgttgagttt
It contains:
- the LOC119338484 gene encoding uncharacterized protein LOC119338484 — encoded protein: MDQREGSRKRARGEEEDVDSPPVKMTALAAAAAADALAEAAFQEAAPAVVEGGDGDGDGDAWKPPPGVFDFPWLSCHGGLDAPVTSPLVELREVFFRSAVDGHVAAVGVPGDRFIAPPSNMMLFVVLEEWVVTAGEDEVDPMWRSVLEGANPSA